Part of the Streptomyces sp. NBC_00457 genome, CACCTCCGGCCCGACGCTAGGGGGCCGCACTCACCCGCCGGAAGGGCGCACCCACGGCACACGGACGCAGCACTGGCCAATGCCGTCACACCCAGGAGGCACGACCCCCGTCGAGCACGGCGCTTTCAAGCTCGCGGCCCGGGTCGTCCCGCGAGCACGACCGCGCCACAGATCTGCGGCGCGGAACATTCCGCAAGCAGCACCGCGTCACCCGTTCTCGGCCTGGAACATCCAGTGCTGCTTCTCCAGGTCCGCGGTGATCCCGATGAAGATGTCCTGGCTGACCGGATCGGGCTCGGCGGTCGCCTTGATCCGGTCCCGCATGCGAGTGATCACCGCACCCAGGGCATCGACCAGCGTGGCCACCGCATCGCCGTCCGTGACCCAGCCCTCGCGCACCGGACCGATACCGCTGCCGACTGCCACGGTCGCCGCGCGCCCGTCCGGTGAGACACCCAGCGCCGAGGCACGCTCGGCGACGGTGTCGGAGTGCGTCCGGGCCAGGGCCACCAGCTCGTCGAGCTGAAGATGGACGGAGCGGAAGCGCGGGCCGACCACGTTCCAGTGGATCTGCTTGGCCACCAGGGCCAGGTCGACCAAGTCGACGAGAGCGCCCTGCAGCGCCTCGGACACGGTCTTCAGATCCGCGTCGGACAGCGGGCTCTTGACGACGTACATCCGAACCTCCGTTGGGTCGCCCCGTCACATCTCTCCACCATGACCGCCCCACCCGACACCGGCAAACGGATCAAAAGGGACATACAGGGACGAGAAAACCCCGGCAGCGCTCCCCCGGTTCTTCCCGGAGGAGCCCCGACCGGGGCTTCACACACTTGGTCAGCTCATGCGCGCAGGCGCATGACTCACGCGGCAACCACGTCCACGGCCTCGGCGGGCGCCTTGATGGTCACCCGTTCCGGTGGCACACCGGTCACCGATACGGAACCCAGCATCGGACGCACCGACGTGGGTACGGACTCGCTCGAAGTGGCCGCAGCGGACCGGGCCAGCTCGGCGAGTGCGAGCTCGTCGCTCACTTCCCGCATGAGTTCGGACATCCGTACGTCCAGCGCGTCGCAGATGGCGGACAGCAGCTCGGAGGAAGCCTCCTTCTGCCCCCGCTCCACCTCGGAGAGATAGCCGAGTGAGACTCGGGCGGACGAGGAGACTTCGCGCAGAGTACGGCCCTGGCGTTGGCGCTGCCGACGCAGCACGTCACCCAATAGGCGACGGAGCAGAATCATCGGTGGCTCCCTCCTCGGACCGTGTAGCCGCATCCTTCACGCCCCACCGTACCGCCTTGCGCCGCGGCCGTGCGGGGAGCGATGTCGTGTTCACTCAGGGCTGCAAACATCAAAACCCCCCGTTCTGTTCCGTATCCTGTGCCCGCTCATTCCCAGTCTGTTCGCTCGCAAGCTGCTGCAGGAGCAGAGCGAGTACGCTCCGTACACTCTCCATACGAATTTCCGCCCGGTGGCCGTTCAACCGCAGCGAGGCCACTTTCCCGCCATCGGTTGCCGCGGAGTCCGCCGCGAAGGGGCCGTCGACGGCGATGAAAACCGTGCCGACGGGCTGTCCGTCCTGGGGTTCCGGACCGGCGACGCCAGTCGTCGCGAGGCCCCAGTCGGCGCCCAGCGCCTTGCGCACTCCGGCCGCCATCTGGGCCGCGACCTGCGGATCCACCGCTCCCCGCTGCGCCAGCAGGGTGGCGTCGACACCGAGCAGTTCATGCTTGAGCTCGGTGGCATAGGCGGTCACCGATCCCCGGAAGGCCTTGGACGCTCCTGGTGCCGCTGTGATTTCCGCCGCAACCAGCCCGCCGGTGAGGGATTCGGCGACGGCCAGCGTCTCACCCCTCACAGTGAGTAGTCTCACCAGCTCGTCAGCTGCGGAATTCATGCGTCCGCCTCCTCCGACGCGGCCCTGCGCTCGGCGATTCCCTGCCTGCGCAGCACAATGGCTTGTCTCACATAGTCGAGCCCGGTCACCACGGTCAGAACCACCGCCGCCGCCATCACCCACCACCGCAGTGTGGCGAGCCATCCCGTGAGCGCCAGGACGTACATCCCGACCGCGACGCCCTGGGTGAGGGTCTTCACCTTGCCGCCACGGCTCGCCGGAATGACGCCGTACCGGATGACGATGAAACGCAGCAGGGTGATCCCGAGTTCCCGGCCGAGGATGACGATCGTCACCCACCACGGCAGATCGCCGAGGGCGGACAGACAGATCAGCGCGGCGCCCATGATCGCCTTGTCGGCGATGGGATCGGCGATCTTCCCGAAGTCGGTGACGAGGTTGTACGCGCGCGCCAGATGACCGTCGAACAGGTCCGTGATCATGGCGATGGCGAAGGCCGCCCAGGCGAGCGAGCGCCACGCCGGGTCATAGCCGCCGTCGGCCAGCATCAGCGCGACGAAGCCGGGAACGAGAAGCAGCCGGAGCATGGTCAGGAGGTTGGCGATGTTCCAGACGCTGGCCTGATCGACGGCTGCGGCGGCCAGCTTTCCGCCCCGCGCCGACTTGGCGCCGCCCGATGCACCGGAGGCACCACCGGAGACGGACGCGGAGGCACCCCCGGAGACCGACGCTGCCGAGGTCACCGGTCCTTTCGCCTTGGCGGAGCCGCCCGCGGCGGACGCCGGGACTCCCGTCATCTGGTCGCCTCCTCTCCGTATCCGAGCGAGCCCTGCAACGGCTCGGCCACCAGGTCGACACCCTCCGTACCGACCACCTTCGCCTCGACCATACGACCGACGCCGAGGCCTTCGCCGCTCGTGAGCAGCACCTGGCCGTCCGTCTCCGGCGCCTGGTGCATACCGCGGCCGTACGCGCCCTCTTCGTCGTCGACCGATTCGACGAGCACCTGCACGGTCTCGCCCACGCGCTCCTCCGCGCGCTGCGAGACGAGTTCCTCGGCCAGCCGGGAGACATGTGCCAGTCGCTCGGCGACGACGTCCTCGTCCAGCTTGTGGTCGTACGTCGCCGCCTCGGTGCCCTCCTCGTCGGAGTAGCCGAAGACGCCGATGGCGTCCAGCCGCGCGCCGTTCAGGAATCGCTCCAGCTCGGCCAGGTCGGCCTCGGTCTCGCCGGGGAAGCCCACGATGAAGTTGGAACGCACGCCGGCCTGCGGGGCCTTGCTGCGGATGGTGTCGAGCAGTTCCAGGAAGCGGTCGGTGTCGCCGAAGCGGCGCATCGCACGCAGCACGTCGGGGGCGGAGTGCTGGAAGGACAGGTCGAAGTAGGGCGCGACCTTCTCGGTCGACGTCAGGACGTCGATGAGCCCGGGGCGCATCTCGGCCGGCTGCAGATAGCTGACGCGCACCCGCTCGATGCCGTCGACCTCGGCGAGCTCCGGCAGCAGGGACTCCAGCAGCCGGATGTCGCCCAGGTCCTTGCCGTACGACGTGTTGTTCTCGGAGACCAGCATGATCTCCTTGACGCCCTGCTCGGCCAGCCACCGTGTCTCGTTCAGCACATCGCTGGGCCGGCGAGAGATGAAGGAGCCGCGGAAGGACGGGATGGCGCAGAAGGAGCAGCGCCGGTCGCAGCCGGAGGCGAGCTTCACCGAGGCGACCGGGGAGCCGTCCAGACGGCGGCGCAGGGGCGCACGCGGACCGGAGACCGGAGCCACACCTTCCGGCAGGTCGGCCGGAGCGCCATGGCCGGGGAGGGCGACGTCGGACACCGACTGGCGCTCCGCCGGGCTGATCGGCAGCAGCTTGCGCCGGTCACGCGGGGTGTGGGCGGCGTGGATGCCGCCGCTCAGGATGGTCTGGAGCCGGTCGGAGATGTCGGAGTAGTCGTCGAAGCCGAGCACGCCGTCGGCCTCCGGCAGCGCCTGAGCCAGCTCCTTGCCGTACCGCTCGGCCATGCAGCCCACCGCCACGACGGCCTGGGTTCTGCCCTGCCCCTTGAGGTCATTGGCTTCGAGGAGGGCGTCGACGGAGTCCTTCTTGGCGGCTTCGACGAAGCCGCACGTGTTGACGACGGCGACATCCGCGTCCTCAGCGTCCTCGACGAGTTCCCAGCCGTCCGCCTCCAAGCGGCCTGCGAGCTCCTCCGAGTCCACCTCGTTACGGGCGCAGCCAAGGGTGACGAGTGCGACGGTACGGCGTTCAGGCATGGGCTCAAGACTACTTCGTCCCACTGACACCCCACGTCGACGGGGTTGGCCGATCTTGGCCAACCCCGTGAGTGCTTCACCCGATGCGACCGCTTATCCGACCTGCGGATCGCCCTTCGTGTACGTCAGCCGCTCGACGGCCCCCGGCTGCCAGTCCTCGTCGATCTTCTTGCCGTTGACGTAGAGCTGGATCGCGCCGGCGTCACCGAGGACGAGGTTGATCTTCTCGCTGTCCTGGAAGGTCTTGGACTCGCCCTGCTTGAGGAGGCCGTCGAAGAGGAGCCGGCCGTTGTGGTCCTTGGCCGAGATCCAGCTGCGGCCGTCGGCGGCGCTGACCTGGACGGTCACCTTGTCCTGGGGCGCGGCCGCGATGGCGCTGTCCGTCGGGTCGGGCTTGGGTTCGTCGGGCTTGGTCGGCGTGGGCGAGGCGGTCTTGCTCGTCGAGGGCGTGGACCCTTCGGCGACCTGGGTCTTGTCGCCGCCGTCACCGCCCTTGAACGCGGT contains:
- a CDS encoding CinA family protein yields the protein MNSAADELVRLLTVRGETLAVAESLTGGLVAAEITAAPGASKAFRGSVTAYATELKHELLGVDATLLAQRGAVDPQVAAQMAAGVRKALGADWGLATTGVAGPEPQDGQPVGTVFIAVDGPFAADSAATDGGKVASLRLNGHRAEIRMESVRSVLALLLQQLASEQTGNERAQDTEQNGGF
- the rimO gene encoding 30S ribosomal protein S12 methylthiotransferase RimO, with amino-acid sequence MPERRTVALVTLGCARNEVDSEELAGRLEADGWELVEDAEDADVAVVNTCGFVEAAKKDSVDALLEANDLKGQGRTQAVVAVGCMAERYGKELAQALPEADGVLGFDDYSDISDRLQTILSGGIHAAHTPRDRRKLLPISPAERQSVSDVALPGHGAPADLPEGVAPVSGPRAPLRRRLDGSPVASVKLASGCDRRCSFCAIPSFRGSFISRRPSDVLNETRWLAEQGVKEIMLVSENNTSYGKDLGDIRLLESLLPELAEVDGIERVRVSYLQPAEMRPGLIDVLTSTEKVAPYFDLSFQHSAPDVLRAMRRFGDTDRFLELLDTIRSKAPQAGVRSNFIVGFPGETEADLAELERFLNGARLDAIGVFGYSDEEGTEAATYDHKLDEDVVAERLAHVSRLAEELVSQRAEERVGETVQVLVESVDDEEGAYGRGMHQAPETDGQVLLTSGEGLGVGRMVEAKVVGTEGVDLVAEPLQGSLGYGEEATR
- a CDS encoding helix-turn-helix domain-containing protein; amino-acid sequence: MILLRRLLGDVLRRQRQRQGRTLREVSSSARVSLGYLSEVERGQKEASSELLSAICDALDVRMSELMREVSDELALAELARSAAATSSESVPTSVRPMLGSVSVTGVPPERVTIKAPAEAVDVVAA
- the pgsA gene encoding CDP-diacylglycerol--glycerol-3-phosphate 3-phosphatidyltransferase — protein: MTGVPASAAGGSAKAKGPVTSAASVSGGASASVSGGASGASGGAKSARGGKLAAAAVDQASVWNIANLLTMLRLLLVPGFVALMLADGGYDPAWRSLAWAAFAIAMITDLFDGHLARAYNLVTDFGKIADPIADKAIMGAALICLSALGDLPWWVTIVILGRELGITLLRFIVIRYGVIPASRGGKVKTLTQGVAVGMYVLALTGWLATLRWWVMAAAVVLTVVTGLDYVRQAIVLRRQGIAERRAASEEADA
- a CDS encoding Dps family protein — translated: MYVVKSPLSDADLKTVSEALQGALVDLVDLALVAKQIHWNVVGPRFRSVHLQLDELVALARTHSDTVAERASALGVSPDGRAATVAVGSGIGPVREGWVTDGDAVATLVDALGAVITRMRDRIKATAEPDPVSQDIFIGITADLEKQHWMFQAENG